A DNA window from Thermococcus sp. 4557 contains the following coding sequences:
- a CDS encoding nitrilase, producing MKVAYVQMEPVFLEPEANYSKAGELIRAAADEGAELIVLPELFDTGYNFRSKAEVLEVAGQIPDGPTTQFLMELSRELGVFIVAGTAEKDENGKLYNSAVVTGPIGSGYIGKYRKVHLFYREKLFFEPGDLGFHVFNIGIAKVGVMICFDWFFPESARTLALKGADIIAHPSNLVMPYAPRAMPIRALENRVYTITANRVGEEFGLRFIGKSTIASPKAEVLAMGSEDEEEVAVVEIDLGMARNKRLNEMNDVFRDRRPEHYAL from the coding sequence ATGAAGGTGGCTTACGTTCAGATGGAACCCGTTTTTCTTGAACCTGAGGCGAACTACTCCAAAGCCGGGGAGCTGATACGTGCCGCCGCCGATGAAGGCGCGGAACTCATCGTCCTTCCGGAGCTCTTTGACACCGGCTACAACTTCAGAAGCAAGGCGGAAGTCCTTGAAGTCGCGGGTCAGATACCCGACGGACCCACGACCCAGTTTCTCATGGAGCTCTCCAGAGAGCTCGGTGTCTTCATAGTCGCGGGGACCGCGGAGAAGGACGAGAACGGAAAGCTGTACAATTCCGCGGTCGTTACAGGTCCGATAGGCAGCGGATACATAGGCAAATACCGCAAGGTTCACCTCTTCTACCGCGAGAAGCTCTTCTTCGAACCTGGGGACTTGGGCTTTCATGTTTTCAACATCGGGATAGCAAAGGTCGGCGTCATGATATGCTTCGACTGGTTCTTCCCGGAGTCCGCGAGAACGCTCGCCCTCAAAGGGGCCGACATCATAGCCCACCCCAGCAACCTGGTGATGCCCTACGCCCCCAGGGCGATGCCCATACGGGCCTTGGAGAACCGTGTCTACACGATAACCGCCAACAGGGTCGGCGAAGAGTTTGGACTGAGGTTCATCGGTAAGAGCACGATAGCATCGCCGAAGGCTGAAGTGCTGGCGATGGGGAGCGAGGATGAGGAGGAGGTGGCCGTTGTCGAGATAGACCTCGGGATGGCGAGGAACAAGAGGCTCAACGAGATGAACGACGTCTTCAGGGACAGGCGCCCCGAGCACTACGCCCTGTGA
- a CDS encoding methyltransferase domain-containing protein, giving the protein MSLEGLYRYARAYMEPGNEGARKRFGELVEFFEKLELPRGGRVLDLCAGTGIAGAAAAKATGASRLTVLDVRAEDLERVHEWLELAGASTAPTKVRGDVRNVPDLVEEHDVAVLFGNTMIHFDPFDAVRIFAGVALTLSGDGVFMVEDTDRVYRILYSIGYKEFFVESKGENHTLASVHEGYDVRRGTFKRAYYLLPGFEKVGEFDFHHWDLATQLAIGRIFFGEARLIRPGEHGFTRVGDVLYFKRPRKDIAALVLDDFSGPL; this is encoded by the coding sequence ATGTCCCTTGAAGGGCTCTACCGTTACGCCAGGGCATATATGGAGCCGGGCAATGAGGGGGCGAGAAAAAGGTTCGGGGAACTGGTGGAGTTCTTTGAAAAGCTGGAGCTTCCCCGAGGGGGAAGGGTTCTCGACCTGTGCGCCGGCACCGGCATAGCAGGGGCGGCCGCCGCCAAGGCCACCGGAGCAAGCAGGTTAACCGTCCTGGATGTCCGGGCCGAGGACCTCGAAAGGGTTCACGAGTGGCTCGAGTTGGCGGGTGCGAGCACAGCACCCACCAAGGTCCGGGGAGATGTGAGGAACGTGCCCGACCTCGTGGAGGAGCACGATGTGGCAGTGCTCTTTGGCAACACCATGATACACTTCGATCCCTTCGACGCGGTGAGGATATTCGCCGGCGTCGCCCTAACACTGAGCGGGGACGGGGTCTTCATGGTCGAGGACACCGACAGGGTTTACAGGATACTGTACAGCATCGGCTACAAGGAATTCTTCGTCGAGAGCAAGGGAGAAAACCACACCCTCGCCTCCGTCCACGAGGGATATGACGTCAGAAGGGGGACGTTCAAAAGGGCCTACTACCTCCTGCCGGGGTTTGAGAAAGTGGGGGAGTTCGACTTCCATCACTGGGACCTGGCGACCCAGCTGGCGATCGGGCGGATATTCTTCGGAGAGGCCAGACTGATACGGCCGGGGGAGCACGGATTCACGCGCGTGGGAGACGTCCTCTACTTCAAACGCCCAAGAAAGGACATCGCTGCGCTCGTCCTCGACGACTTCAGCGGTCCGCTCTGA
- a CDS encoding metallophosphoesterase — MNSFKDFESLSLEIETSRGRTLLIADPHIGFELSRGLRVRTRFEEHLAEFIAGTDPDLLIILGDLKEPIGLSFTMKRLLMGFFSSLGGIPTVVTKGNHDGRIEEVAGKFPHVEVTDHLLVDDRLFLHGHTGLPGVEFEEAYLGHIHPAYTFKRGGVSRKVKVFVRSGRFLILPTINPFIEGFNVADGIRMVPFLKGADSVELFLPEGIYLGRVNLR; from the coding sequence ATGAATTCTTTTAAGGACTTTGAGAGCCTCTCACTGGAGATTGAGACCTCCCGCGGGAGGACGCTTCTTATTGCGGACCCACATATAGGTTTCGAGCTGTCTCGCGGGCTGAGGGTAAGGACGCGCTTTGAGGAGCACCTGGCGGAGTTCATCGCCGGAACGGACCCGGACCTTCTCATCATCCTCGGCGACCTGAAGGAGCCGATAGGCCTTAGTTTCACAATGAAACGCCTCCTTATGGGCTTTTTCTCGAGCCTCGGGGGAATTCCAACGGTCGTAACGAAGGGAAACCATGACGGGAGGATAGAGGAGGTCGCCGGGAAGTTCCCCCACGTCGAGGTGACCGACCACCTGCTGGTGGACGACAGACTCTTCCTCCACGGCCACACAGGACTGCCCGGGGTGGAGTTCGAGGAGGCGTACCTCGGCCACATTCATCCCGCGTACACCTTCAAAAGGGGCGGCGTTTCAAGGAAGGTGAAGGTCTTCGTCCGCTCCGGAAGGTTCCTCATACTGCCAACGATAAACCCCTTCATAGAGGGCTTCAACGTGGCGGACGGAATAAGGATGGTGCCGTTTCTGAAAGGGGCTGACTCGGTGGAGCTGTTCCTCCCGGAGGGAATTTACCTGGGCAGGGTAAACCTCCGATGA
- a CDS encoding YiiX/YebB-like N1pC/P60 family cysteine hydrolase yields MRKLGIIAVVFLLLGATVPGASAGDLLNYIWDTSTYQHPYPTDVQPGDLVYGHSPDLFNAIIPGYWIHVAIVAWYNESINDWMVIEAKIGKGIIISPLSEFLSRYDVVALQRVRVDDATKQRAIQFAYQQLGKPYNYNYIGKPKVYDDEYYCSQLIWAAYLVASNFQVNLDANDGAWSWTYFYSVAPQEVYDDPMTYTIYKHEA; encoded by the coding sequence ATGAGGAAGCTTGGAATAATAGCAGTGGTCTTCCTCCTTCTCGGCGCCACCGTTCCGGGTGCCAGCGCCGGCGACCTCCTGAACTACATCTGGGACACAAGCACCTACCAGCACCCGTACCCGACCGACGTCCAGCCGGGTGACCTCGTCTACGGCCACAGCCCGGACCTTTTCAACGCCATAATCCCCGGCTACTGGATACACGTTGCCATCGTCGCCTGGTACAACGAGAGCATCAACGACTGGATGGTTATAGAGGCCAAGATAGGCAAGGGCATCATCATCAGCCCGCTCAGCGAGTTCCTCAGCAGGTACGACGTGGTTGCCCTCCAGAGGGTCAGGGTCGACGACGCCACCAAGCAGAGGGCCATTCAGTTCGCCTACCAGCAGCTCGGAAAGCCCTACAACTACAACTACATCGGCAAGCCGAAGGTCTACGACGACGAGTACTACTGCTCCCAGCTCATCTGGGCGGCCTACCTCGTCGCCAGCAACTTCCAGGTGAACCTTGACGCGAACGACGGTGCCTGGAGCTGGACCTACTTCTACTCAGTCGCCCCGCAGGAAGTTTACGACGACCCAATGACCTACACCATCTACAAGCACGAGGCCTGA
- a CDS encoding sigma factor-like helix-turn-helix DNA-binding protein: MFRLPDGMEKVWLMRAKGMREVEIAEALGISRQAVNKALKDARVKLFEAFFGLAEVFSWDIVRVNAEKGFMVARGRCLDKNVRVYAFYFPGKGIRAFFGEDLPEYVLEHAVEMGITREPDREELIKALES; encoded by the coding sequence GTGTTCAGGCTTCCTGATGGCATGGAAAAGGTATGGCTGATGAGGGCCAAGGGAATGCGTGAAGTTGAGATAGCCGAGGCCCTCGGAATCTCCCGCCAGGCGGTAAACAAGGCTCTGAAAGATGCCAGGGTGAAGCTCTTCGAGGCTTTCTTTGGCCTCGCTGAAGTTTTTTCGTGGGATATCGTCAGGGTTAACGCCGAGAAGGGCTTCATGGTCGCGAGGGGAAGGTGCCTCGATAAAAACGTCAGGGTTTATGCGTTCTACTTCCCGGGGAAGGGGATAAGGGCATTCTTCGGGGAGGATCTGCCGGAGTACGTGCTTGAGCACGCCGTTGAGATGGGAATAACCAGGGAACCTGATCGAGAAGAGCTGATAAAGGCCCTTGAAAGCTAA
- a CDS encoding heavy metal-binding domain-containing protein, translating into MDDIIITTTESLPGYRVVEVKGLARGGIVRATHVGRDIMAFFKNLKGGEVQEYTQMLAEAREEALRRMKLHAEDMGANAVVGVRFMTSAVASGMAEIYAYGTAVVVEKIEEE; encoded by the coding sequence ATGGACGACATCATCATAACGACCACTGAAAGCCTGCCCGGCTACCGCGTGGTCGAGGTGAAGGGCCTCGCGAGGGGCGGCATAGTCAGGGCCACCCACGTTGGCAGGGACATAATGGCCTTCTTCAAGAACCTCAAGGGCGGAGAGGTTCAGGAGTACACACAGATGCTTGCGGAGGCCAGAGAGGAGGCCCTGAGGAGGATGAAGCTCCACGCCGAGGACATGGGTGCCAACGCGGTCGTGGGTGTTCGCTTTATGACCTCCGCGGTGGCCTCAGGTATGGCCGAGATATACGCCTACGGCACGGCGGTGGTCGTTGAGAAGATTGAGGAGGAGTGA
- a CDS encoding PadR family transcriptional regulator, with translation MLMDRKENALKKLRKDLRSGLYSYLVLLLLEREGELHGYAIRKRLEELSDGRIVPSEGALYDILKSLKKSGLVQDTWAEVGGRPRKYYSLTKLGRDVLGELKREIGAITETLERIEDGDG, from the coding sequence GTGCTGATGGACAGGAAGGAGAATGCCCTCAAGAAGCTGAGAAAGGACCTTCGCTCAGGACTCTACTCCTACCTAGTTCTCCTGCTCCTGGAGAGGGAAGGGGAGCTCCACGGCTACGCGATACGGAAAAGGCTTGAGGAGCTGAGCGACGGCAGAATCGTGCCGAGCGAAGGGGCACTCTACGACATCCTCAAGAGCCTGAAAAAGAGCGGCCTGGTTCAGGACACCTGGGCGGAAGTCGGCGGGAGACCGAGGAAGTACTACTCCCTCACGAAGCTGGGCAGGGATGTTTTAGGCGAGCTGAAGAGGGAGATAGGGGCGATAACGGAGACCCTGGAGAGGATTGAAGATGGTGATGGCTGA
- a CDS encoding YiiX/YebB-like N1pC/P60 family cysteine hydrolase → MKKVAAILGLLFLTAMLNPVAASGSKGDANYWHPYPWNVAPGDIVIGHNPNSDKFIPGYWTHTGMIAYYDSYYGEWVVIEAWESGIRMVLLSDFLRRYDTVAVLRVATSDYVRQNAVYFAYYQLGKPYDWGWWTKQVYGDSYYCSELVWAAYIAAGGPDIDANPGWSWTYANGVAPQEVYDDGDTYVIYYHSA, encoded by the coding sequence ATGAAGAAAGTTGCTGCAATCCTGGGACTTCTCTTCCTGACCGCAATGCTGAACCCCGTTGCCGCCTCCGGCAGCAAGGGCGACGCCAACTACTGGCACCCCTATCCGTGGAACGTCGCCCCCGGCGACATCGTCATCGGACACAACCCCAACAGCGATAAGTTCATACCGGGCTATTGGACACACACGGGAATGATAGCCTACTACGACAGCTATTACGGGGAATGGGTCGTTATAGAGGCCTGGGAATCTGGGATAAGGATGGTTCTTCTCTCCGACTTCCTCCGCAGGTACGACACTGTGGCTGTTCTGCGTGTTGCCACGAGCGATTACGTCAGGCAGAACGCCGTGTACTTCGCATACTACCAGCTCGGGAAGCCCTACGACTGGGGCTGGTGGACGAAGCAGGTTTACGGTGATTCCTACTACTGCTCGGAGCTCGTGTGGGCGGCATACATCGCCGCGGGCGGCCCGGACATCGACGCCAACCCCGGCTGGAGCTGGACCTACGCCAACGGGGTCGCCCCGCAGGAAGTTTACGACGACGGAGACACCTACGTAATCTACTACCACTCGGCCTGA
- a CDS encoding YhfC family glutamic-type intramembrane protease: MYLLPFPILGGLLAWATVYFLGFEKQRWGEFVLGLAAFFIAIVIQNPVQQLPLLGIGIKSNADVIARGTAFTIGVSIWLGLIAGVVQEGAKYLLVKGKSLNTGLFMGLGFGITEVFIIAGAALAGALATGEPLDVPTGAALLSMVERYFVVLFHVGTGIYLAYAYREGYGKTGLLAMIGIHTVIDSLAAYYQLTKSEPIMYAVEVISALTALGLLYYTIPKAKLELPKEEEALW, from the coding sequence ATGTATCTCCTCCCGTTCCCCATACTCGGCGGGCTGCTGGCGTGGGCGACGGTTTATTTTCTGGGCTTCGAGAAGCAGAGGTGGGGAGAGTTCGTCCTCGGTTTAGCGGCGTTTTTCATTGCGATAGTTATCCAGAACCCCGTCCAGCAGCTCCCTCTCCTTGGAATCGGGATAAAGTCCAACGCCGACGTTATAGCAAGGGGAACCGCATTCACCATAGGTGTTTCTATATGGCTCGGTCTCATCGCTGGAGTCGTCCAAGAAGGGGCAAAGTACCTCCTGGTGAAGGGGAAGAGTCTGAACACCGGCCTGTTCATGGGTCTGGGCTTTGGAATAACAGAGGTCTTCATTATAGCAGGGGCCGCTCTGGCGGGGGCCCTGGCCACGGGGGAGCCCCTAGACGTTCCCACGGGCGCGGCGCTGCTCTCAATGGTGGAGCGCTACTTCGTCGTCCTCTTCCACGTGGGGACCGGAATATACCTCGCGTACGCATACAGGGAGGGCTACGGGAAAACGGGCCTTCTGGCGATGATAGGAATCCACACGGTCATCGATTCCCTGGCGGCGTATTATCAGCTCACGAAAAGCGAACCTATCATGTACGCGGTGGAGGTTATAAGCGCCCTCACCGCACTGGGACTGCTGTACTACACGATTCCAAAGGCGAAGCTCGAGCTACCCAAGGAAGAGGAAGCCCTGTGGTGA
- a CDS encoding transcriptional regulator has translation MSDVYEKLEALLRSLGVKKTELRIYRLLLDKKEPMRITEIQRELGISERSVREHVLSLYRKGILRRTLIEQGWLGYTYSAVSPSEVLENIKQSLIKRINELEQELKSGSKSSRN, from the coding sequence ATGAGTGATGTCTACGAAAAGCTTGAGGCGCTGCTTCGTTCCCTTGGGGTCAAGAAGACTGAGCTGAGGATTTACAGGCTTCTGCTCGACAAAAAGGAGCCGATGAGGATAACCGAGATACAGAGGGAGCTCGGGATAAGCGAACGCTCGGTCAGGGAGCACGTGCTCAGCCTCTACAGGAAGGGCATTCTGCGGAGAACCCTCATCGAGCAGGGCTGGCTCGGCTACACGTACAGCGCCGTTTCCCCGAGCGAAGTTCTCGAAAACATCAAGCAGAGCCTCATAAAGAGAATAAACGAACTGGAGCAGGAGCTGAAAAGCGGCTCCAAATCCAGCAGGAACTAA
- a CDS encoding DUF1648 domain-containing protein, with translation MAEKESSFDSYRMKDGLRFYLLLQLAFLGAYLLLAAILWNKLPETIAVHFKSSGTPDIFSDKLWGVVELPALVWLLFFVLTLLAKNSEFSIRMRIYPGKIKAWAGLMTLMSAGIIIVVSTSVLYNAGFTSGEAVGYAGLLLITMVLVGIYRLIMGGTDGGLRAP, from the coding sequence ATGGCTGAAAAGGAGTCCTCTTTCGATTCCTACCGGATGAAAGATGGGCTGAGATTTTACTTACTCCTGCAGCTCGCCTTTCTCGGAGCATACCTATTGCTGGCCGCAATCTTGTGGAACAAACTTCCAGAGACCATCGCCGTGCACTTCAAATCCTCCGGAACGCCGGACATTTTCTCGGACAAGCTGTGGGGTGTGGTGGAGCTTCCTGCTCTTGTGTGGCTTCTGTTCTTCGTCCTGACGCTGCTGGCCAAAAACTCTGAATTCTCCATTCGGATGCGCATCTACCCCGGAAAAATAAAAGCCTGGGCCGGGCTTATGACCCTGATGAGTGCAGGGATCATCATTGTCGTGTCCACCTCGGTGCTCTATAATGCAGGATTTACTTCCGGAGAGGCAGTCGGCTACGCTGGGCTTCTCCTTATAACTATGGTTCTCGTAGGGATTTACCGCCTGATTATGGGTGGCACGGATGGAGGGCTACGGGCTCCTTAG